Genomic segment of Triticum aestivum cultivar Chinese Spring chromosome 6A, IWGSC CS RefSeq v2.1, whole genome shotgun sequence:
TTTTCCTACTTTGCCTATTTAATGTGGATGCTGCAATACACTTTGCATATGCACTCTAGTTTCAATGTAACTACCATTTATATTTATCCATTTTCTTTCAGGTCTAAGAGGTATCCGATAAAACTAGAAAGCAAGGGATCTGAGATTTGCAAGCGGAGCAAGGTATGCTATCTTTATGTGGACACCTCTTGGGAGAAAGAATCATGGTGTAAAGCACTTCGTCTTGCATCTTCTACAGACAAGGAGAAACTGAAATTGCATACCAGGTTGAGTGAAGAGTTCAGAAGTTACATATCCTCTTTACACGCTGGATACCCTTGTTTCCTGAAATCAACTGCACTTTCTGCTGAGGATCGTGAAATTATGGACAAGGCAGTAAAGTCTGATGGGTCGTCAAAAATGCGCCTTTTCCTTAAGAAGTTGGCTAGGAAGGCATCTATAAAAGCTCCCCAGTTGACTAGAACAAGCTCAACCTCAGCACAAGCAGAAAGAAAGACGCTCCAAAAAACACGCAGCTACAATGGTGCCGCACTGATTGATGCACAAGAAGAAAGGTCAAGCAGTAGTTCATCATTACTAGACATAAAGCAACCCAGTACGCCTAGTTCTGATTTCAGTTACAGCAACAGGTTCTCAGATTCTCCTGAAACAAATGTAGATGAAAAGTTTACTGACGAAGGCACACTTTGTTGGAACCTCCTAATCTCTCGGTTGTTTTTTGATGCTAAAATGAGTGATGATATAAGTAAATCCATTAAAACACGCCTTCAGGTTAGATAATGCTTACATTTAAAACAAGTAAACTCATCCTTCAAACATGTTTGCTAATGGTTAGTTTTCTTGTTTTTCAGCGAAAATTGTCAAACATGAGAACTGCCTCCTATATAGGTGAAATTACACTTACTGATTTCAGTCTTGGGGAACTTCCACCATATTTGCGTAGGATGAGAGTCGTCCCAAGGGATCTCAATGAACTGTGGGCTTTCGAATTTGATTTTGAATATTGTAGTGAAATAATACTGAATGCTGAAGCAAGACTTGAGGTTCAGGAACCAGAGCTGAAAAAAGACATAATGAGAGCTACTCCCGAAGCGGATACTAATGGCAACCAATTTGAACCTTCGCAACTTTTGGCTTCTGTAGTGGAAGATGAAGATGAGGCAGGTTTGTTTGAATTTTCCATATATTTTCTTTCTATTGCTTATTATTTCTCAGAATGATCATTTCGTTTTCTATGCAAATAACTAAGCTCATAGTAAATGATGTATCAAACTCCTCCCAAAACTAGTGTTTGAATTGTTATGTTCACATATTTCGGCTCATGTTCATGTGCTTCTTGACTTCCTTTCATCATAACTGCATGCTGTGCATAATCATATCCTAATTGCTTATGTTCTTTCCTTTGACCCGTCGAAAGCAAGTTTCTTCATTCAGTACTTATAACTCAAAACTTACTGCAATGAGTGAAACTTGTGAATTTGCAGTCGTCTTGATGCGTAATCAGTGACTCAGAGTGCTTGTTTATCTTTTGTACCAGATGTGTTAAGGCGCTCAAAAAGCACTGGGAGGACATCAAGGTGGAAAACTATCTTGCATTCAATCACTGACCATGTCTCTCAGGTTAGTTCTTGTTCTACTTTCTTATTACACAGACTGCAGTACTGTACTGTTTACGCTTTAGACATCCAATTGGTAGTGAACACTGAACTAAGGGTTGCACATCAAAATCTAGTCTGGCTATTTTTAGTGAAGAGTTTTTCCTGTCCCTCCATTCATATGTTGCCTAGTTTTACCACAATACTTTCCTTTGCCTCTTTGCGAGGTACACTATTAGGAAAAGGTATGCCTGGCATGTTCAAACACTTCAAATCAGAGATCAAACTTTAGATAAAAAAGCTGTAGAAAGTTAAATGTATGTTACTAGTACAGCCAGGAAGTTCTGAGACATGTAATCTGTTCTTTATTCTTGCAAAAGGTGCCGTTTTCGTTGGCAATTAAAGTAACTTCTATTCGTGGGACAATGCGCATGCATATAAAGCCTCCTCCCTCAGATCAAATCTGGTATGGATTTACATCAATGCCAGAGCTTGTGTGGGAATTGGAGTCTTCAGTTGGGGACAGGAAGATCACCAACAGCCACATCGCTTCGCTTATCAGCAACAGAATCAAGGTGTCCCTTCAACTTACTTGATCTGATCACCGTGTTACTTATTTGTGAAACCTGTATGCTTAATTCCGGAACGTGCCCTACCCTACAGGCTTCGCTTCACCAAAGCTTGGTACTGCCGAATTGTGAAAGTATTCCCATGTCATGGATGATATCAGAGAAGGATGATTGGGTGCCTCGCAGAGCTGCACCTTTTATATGGCTGAATCGTGAACACGGCGAGGCAGCAAGCAGTCATAGTTCAGACATGGGTAAGCTCCAGCCTGATGATGTTGCCGCACTAAAGGTCAGTTCCAACAGCGAAGCTAGCAAATCAAGTCCACCTGCTCCTTCAACTAGAAGCGACGACGAAGCGCTGAAGAAGGTGACATCCACTCGTTGGCCTAACCAAGAATCCACAACAGAAGCATCAACCAGCTCTGGTTCTTCCGTACCTTCAGAAGCTGAACCTTCTAACCAGTTGATGGCGCCGCTGCTGAGCACCAGGGAATTCGAGGAAGATGCTTCTGAAAATGCAGCAGTGGGCTCTTCTCTTCAGTTAGTAGCGGTGATACCTGCTGGGCATCGGCGGCCGCCATTGTCATCCTCTGCTTCTCCTGGGGAGTATGACCTAAAGAGGAAAGGCAGCCAGCGAGCTGCGGTGATCGGTTTGGGGAGGAAGATGAGCGGCAAATTGGAAGAAAAGACGCGGCATATTGTCGAGAAGATTAAGGAGAGTTCTGGAAAGGAGCAATAGCTTGGAGATAAGCACCCACTTAGTTAGAAGTATATATTTCCCAAAATTTATATCCTTGCTTATTCCTCTGCTGGAAATGGAAATTTGGAATGTCCACTGTTAAGATGTTGTACAGTCTGGGAATTGTGCTCATGGTTTTAGGGAGCCATTGCTGCCCCAGCATAGTTTACAGTATATATATCTATACGTGGCAATTACTCCTAGAAAGAAATTGGAGAGTTTGCAGTTACATAAATGTATTAGTTTGTGGGGGAAATGACAAAGTTGTGTGTATCATTTATACTGATGAAATACAAAAGGAGACTCCATATGTGAAAAGTTGCAGTGGAAACTAAGCATTTGTTTACGATGCAGGGATAGTTAGTTAAACTGAACACCGACGCCTCTTTCATCACTGATTCTGGTCAAGGTTTCGGAAATGGATTGCTCAATGCTTGCAAACtagctgaactttgtgaaccttgtGAGCTCATGCATTCTGAATGTAATGCACATATTGACTAGTTTTCTACTCGTTTTTCTCAAAAAGTAAATTCATCATCAAGTTGCATATGGATAAATGTAAAAGAATATCCAGACACACCTTCTCTGTCTCGGTACATGTATATATACATGGGGAAGATCAGTACATACCACACCAACAGTTCATATCATCTGGCATGCATGTACATCCTAGCTAGCCTCAAATCCTAGATCCCAGCCAAGGTTTACTTTGCAGCGCTGCTCTGCTTCTTTTGGAGCCTGGATTTGCGTTCATGCGACAGCATTCGGGCGAAATGGATCAGCTCTTCCTCGTTGGTGCCCCTCTTCAAGTCCGGCACGCTTTTTCCGGTCTCGACGTCCACTCTGCACACCTGTTTCTTCAGTAGTGCCTTGCCGACGTCGACAAGCATGTTCAAGTTCTCTGGCGTGGCCACGTCGACGGAGCAGGTGTTCCCCTTGAGATCGTCATCCTGGATGCGAAGGTAGCGCCTCTCGCAATGCAGCGCCTGAAAGAGCACGGATGCGTGGATGTCCACAAGGTGAGCGCTTGCCTGACAAAAGCTATCGATGAGCGGCGACACACCTTTGTTGTAGAGCCACCCGAAGATGCCCCACTTGCTGCACTGGGCTGCATCGAACTTGTCCGCGAGCTTGGCCGACCCGGTGCCGAGGGAGAGGATGAGGAACTTCCCATAGTCGGCCGGCTTGATGGGGAAGAAATCATTGTTGCCCATGAGGATCTGCTTGCTGACGTGGGTCATGGCCAGCAGCGTCGGGTTGTTTGCCGCGACGCCGCCGTCGATCAGATTGAATGCGCGTGGCTTGCTGTGCCTGTCCGTGGTCTCGAAGTGGTGGCCGGGCAGGTAGGTGGGCGCGGCGGACGTGCTGATGCACACGTCGGAGAGGAGGGCGTCTTTGGAGACGTCGCTTTGAGCCTGCACACACAAGATGTAGTGATCGACGTTACTGCGACGTACTCAGGCAACACACATACATGTAATACATGAACGAGGGAACACGTTTATTTGGAGTGGAGGGGGAAGAACTTACGTCGTATCTGGAGAAGATGATTGGCTGCAGCAGCTTGATGTCGAAGGCAGGGACGACGATGTTCTGCAAGGCTTGACTCACGCGTGTCTCCCCGAGCAGCTTTCGCACGACGGAGTGCAGATATTTGCCGTTGTACTTGGGCCCCTTGATGCTCTTCAGCAAGCCGAGAGGCCCGCGCTTGACGCGAGGGAAGATCTTTGGGCAGTGCTCCAGGTAGAAGGCGTTGATGTCTTTGGCGGCGAAGAGCGGGCGGCCGTCGGCATTAGGGGCGGTGAGCATGGCGGTCACCAGCCCGCCGGTGCTCGTCCCTGCAATCACGTCGAAGTAGTCGGCCACCCTGGCCTCGGGCCCATCAAGTTCCTGCAATCAGTTGCACACGCCAACAGTTAGAACCAAGGACGTGGAATGGATGAAGCAAACGCAGGCAAAGAAAACAGCAACAGTCAGAACAgaggcagaaatcacatatttgacctcaGCCAggaatcaaatcacaaactgacctggtcacgaaaaaatttcactctgctgaccccttggtgtggcgcccgacatccgggcgccgcaccctactgtgcagcgcccttcccttagccgtcgcacatcctgccagcgtggcagccctggtccagttgcggccccacacgcaTCTGTGCAACGCCTAAGATCTAGGCGCCACAcacctgtaatgtgcagcgcctagctcttgggcgctgcacagtctgtgttccacttgggctggccccaccctctctcccctcccacccccaccccacacacccccacccgacccaaacccttagacttgcggccctcctctcttcccctctcccccctctcaaatccttctcaaatcttgcaaatccgccACACACCGTGGATTttgaagccaacccctcccttaaggtaatctcctccgatcccctcgttttcatccataggaattgtcacatttgctcaaatcttgctagtttggggaaaccctagattttgataggatttggaaatttgtgttgaatgatgttatatttctttgctaatttgggttgtttaggcttccatagtatgctagggttagggttatgtgtgtttgatgttggtgttagggttatgttggtgttagggttgtggttattgttatgtgggggttagggttattaattcatatatatgttagggcatatgtgtgcaaatatttttcttaagtatttacttgatatatgtgtgtttttgattattgtagggatggggagaacatgtgtttatgttcatcatgtggataaagaggcctttttgaaaggcaatgttgagacggacccggatgagcttgacatggtgtttgagagtagtcctagctatgcggagcttttgaaacaagtgaggaaagatttgaattggatggacccaagtgacgttgttgagttcgagggaaggcataatgttggtttaggaatgcacatccgttggaagacaatgcgtgtgaactccgagcaacgttgggttgcatacaaggagacggttgcggaatctctagacaaggctcttgagttatttgcctcaaagaaggttgagtctactttgaatttagacttgaaccgaaacccctccccgttggttgctagcactcccccacccatgaaccaagatcaaatgagtgaacctcaattcacgcaagaagattggccaacattgagcccgactccaaacaaccaaaatgaaggttttgaagaggagaatgatgagtacgaggaggatgacaacgaagttgacctccatgacaacaatgtgggtgatctcgaccaatatcatgtgtaagagacaatggaccaatccatccctttttcccgtgcatatgcatcggactcggatgacgatggtcctgatgaagaagttgatgaggaggggttcacaccgaaggaggccgaagcattcaagaaggtattcgggcgggatcacaagacaccattgttcaaggatcttagtctcgcggatgaagccgttgtggatggtggaaaatgcatatctcttggagctaggccaagttctcaccgtgatttggaagacggcaagaacgggatatatcccggttgtgagtttcaatccttcttggaattgaagatgtggctcgacaactactcggttacacattatcgtccacataaagtggccaactcggatgtgaatgtgcgttacacggtcaaatgtgaagtgccaacatgtccatggattgtgcgtgcaaggccatggaaaggaggtcccacttggcgcatagtgagttgtctaccaactcacatgtgccggcacaagaatgcggatggcaagcttgtgtaccaacaacacagacaactcacgtccgagttcattgcttacaagctgtccaaccaaatatccacacttccaacaatgagcatcaagagtgtcattgaccttgtgaaagccatctttcattacaaggtgaagtacgacaaggcatggaaggcgaagcaagccgcattcaagatgttgtatggcaattgggaggaagcatacaaccgactccctaggttgttgttagctatggccaccacaaacccaggcatggttcgcgtggttgagcctcatgggcaccaaacattgattcaTAACGGAAGGACCGTctgagtatttggccgtgcattttgggcctttgagcaatgcgtgagggcttttgagcattgtcggcccgtcatcgccattgatggcacgttcttgaccggacaatacaagggcactttattggttgcaatagcaagtgatgccaataaccgggtgttgcctttggattttgctttggttgaggtggagaacaatgataactgggagtggttcttgcgtcaactgagaacaagggtattacctgctgaaagggaaatttgtgtcatatcggatcgccatcctggaattctaaatgcggtggtggttgacattcccggacatacaaagttgcatcatcgatggtgcatgaggcacttttgtgcaaacttctatagggcatgtggtatcaaggagttggccgatgatcttcaggattgttgtctcgctttcaccaacaagtggttttccacattgttcaatgcattgctcagacacaagaaacttgaccccggCTGTCAGGAGTTTCTGAATAAGAACATTGCcgaaaggaatatgtgggcacgtgctttcgatgaagatggccggaggtacggtcaaatgacaagcaatatggcagaatgcttcaataaggtgctcaagggtgtacgtgcattacccgtgacggcaatagttcaatacacatttgacaagttgAATGAATACTTTTTAAAGCACTCAATGGAGACTGATAAGTagattgctggtgagaacaaggataagcacaagtacaatttcccaccaaaggtcgaagaatggttggaatttcaatcacgaaaggcagactccgaagaagctgtactatatgacgacaacgagtggaagtatgaggtgaaagagcccggaggaaccacaaacgatggccaccaacacggaggccgggctttcaaggtctccctaacacggtgtgattgcagctgcatgaggccgtctttgcttcatctcccatgctcgcacttgttaaatgcatcccgggttaggaatgtggacgtcaatcaccctcttaccgtgagggagtccgagttctcaatcatgacggtaaaCAATACATGGACTCCACGGTTCCAGCCATActtggaccaatcacaatggctggagtatcatggagttcaactatggccggacccggaattgaagatcgttagacggggaagacgtaagacaaagcatcttagaggtgacatggacggatggggccgtggtggtggtggagaatacggcaccggccaattccaagagcctcgtgagcaatCCCGTTGTGGGGGCTGCAGTAATGggggacacaacacaagaacttgtcccaaaccaagaaagagatcaaagaaaaatgGTGCAAGCACAAGCCAAACAAATGATAGCCAACCAAGTGAACCAAGGGGTAGCCAACCAAGTCAAACAAGTGGTGGAGTGCCAAACCACTCAAATCAAACAAGCCAACGAggaactaggcaacaaagagggagtCATCTTGGTCTtagaagaggccgtggtggtggtcttggccgtggtgatggtcttggccgtggtggtggtagaggccgtggtgatggtcttggccgtggtgaaggtcttggccgtggtcatggtcttggccgtggtggtggtagaggtcgtggtgatggtcttggtcgtggtgaaggtcttggccgtggtgatggtcttggtcgtgctggtggtagaggtcgtggtgatggtgttggtcgtggtgaaggtcttggccgtggtggtggtagaggtcgtggtgGTGGTCTTGGCCGTGCTGCTGGTAGAgtccgtggtggtggtggtggtataggccgtggtggtggcggtagaggccgcggtggtggtgtaggccgtggtgatggtggaggcagtggtgatggtggaggcagtggtgatcttggccttggcggcggccgtagtggaggaatgttctcttggctcaatggaccattgccttatgtgacttactatgatcttgttcttttggctcAATGCTTGTGTTGTCATTTTGTATTGTGTGACTAACTATTATATTGCCATTTTCATAGGTATGGAAACAATGAAGCGGGTGGAGGACACGGAGGGGGAAGGTGAGATCCCTTGGTGGTGGGAGGAGGGAGAAGAATAAGAAACTACATGGACCGTGATTTGGACAAGTATATGtgctatgtgtgtatgactatgtgaggGGACTAATATTTCTGTGTATGACTATGTGAGATCCctatgtgtgtatgactatgtaatttggacaagtatatgtgctatgtgtgtatgactatgtgatttAGACTACTATTTCTGTGTTTTGGACGCCTGCATTTAATTTGGATATGATTATGTGGCATCTTTAtgaatcaaaaaacaaaaaaaccagcAGTTATTTGAAAATAGCAGTTAGTGCAGCGCCTAAGGacaaggcgccacactacacagtgcagTGCCTCGGTCTTCGGCGCTGCACACCTGGACATGgcagtccagagagcaacagaatcaTTCCAGAGAGCACCAGGAGCGTTCCAATTGGTTTTGCACCCCAAAAATTGcacgcccagttgcatatcagtgggcaccgcataagccagagatccttatcccgcaagcacatcgggttgaggcggaagtccgcggtgtaccccaagctctcacccgcgccatatggctgccattccacctatgaaacAGGGCAACCATGCAAATTTGATAACtatttttcaagcaagcatgagaaaggactaaagtaatgacctccttacctgctcaggcgtaatcgtgtccaactcggaaatgtacttttggtacatgagattgacatcgttcgtcatctcggaaacgatatcccacttgtaagcccacgtGGGGCGCCGTAATTTGTCATGTTCATCCGCATACCAAGGATCaaacctgacgctcttcgggcgtccaacaggcagacgctcccagctccatacagaaagtagaagcagattaccaccaatgcctgcactaggtgtgatcctgcaacacgcatcatccagctacatatgaaagaaaaacactgttaacttgacagcaagcttgcattgctaatgaataaatgagttgatcacaaaacagaccaactacctgtcggtacaagtaggcaagagtcgctgaaccccagctccatttgctatcgaagatggtcaacgccttcagccacatccatggagcgttcttgccagtggagtcaggaaacaaagtcctcgacacaatgtaccacatatacacacgagcatgtgtctggatcacatcatcagttgcatccggagggcacgtcgcaaagttattttgaatccacgtgaaagcagctccggctgccttcctttccctcttcttcttctcttctccctcctctacatcatcctcagcctcggtaggagccataccgataagagcaatcatctgctcgcgccacccatcagaatcggtgctcatacatagaggcctcccgtcgatagcaagaccggtgatcaacgagacatcctcgagcgtcacggtcatctcccgggtccgaagatggaaagtgtgggtctctggcctccactgatcaacaagagcggacaccagtggagcgttcagattcagcgtggaccggctgaccaacagaatccacgggagtagtcctgcctgcttgatgtacggtgtgtaccgctcattgtaaggcatggcaggaccagagaccccgtgataccgaatcttcagaggttcaagcttctgcaaaaaacaagtaatgacaaatcttagggcatgtaaatttcaactaaaggcaaatttgcaaaatatttagattactcattattaccttatccttctcgcgcatcatgtaggcccggtgttgcacgtcgtagacatcgtccagaagccaaaccatccttacaatttcaaacaataaacatataaaAGTTCATCTTCATCTCAAATAAACTAAACAAACTTCTCATATATGTCTACAAAAATCAACATCTCATAGTTATCTATAaaaataggcatctcatatatatctaaaaaaactaaacAATCTAGGGTTTCAACAACAAGAATCATATATTGTGAACTAATAAATAACACTACGGTACTACCAATATGAATACACATCCTAAATCGAGCAAACCAAACAAATCAAGGGTTCCATCAAATCATGGACAAATCTCTAGAATGGCAACAAATTTACGGAGCAAAAGAAAGAGAAGGGAagagtttacctagtaggatggattggggatcgaatccacggatcaaatcttcagatctgagagggatgtgggaggattagatgggggcgccgccgccgctgctgctctcTGTACAGAGAGCGGAGAGATGAAGAACTGCCTGGTCGGGCTGGGGCGGCCGCGCTTAAGTcactgtgcagcgcccaagggctaggcgctgcacaggtgcgtgtggggccgcaactggaccagggctgccacgctggtaggatgtgcgacgcctaagggaaaggcgctgcacagtagggtgcggcgcccagatgtcgggcgccacaccaaagggtcagcagagtgaatttttttcctgaacaggtcagtttgtgatttgatttctgccTCAGGTCAAATCTGTGATTTCTGCCCAGAACAGAACCAACGGCGTGTAATGGATGAGGCAAACGCAGGCAGGAAACAGCAAGAGTGAGAACGGAGCCAGTGCCGTGAAATGGATGAAACAAACGCAACCAGGGAAACATAAAAAAGTTGATCAAATTCTCACCTAGAGCTTCTCTTCGAGGAAACCGAGGATGGTGCCCGGGATGATGCCGCGTACGGCCCCGCCGTCGATGCTGAGGACGGTGACGATGCTTCCATACGACGGCGTCGGGGTTCGTGGCGTCGGGAGCAGGCGGCTGGACTTTGGggagatccagatttcttctacaggataaggttggaggatgaggaccgtgtcaggaacatgtattgggtggatggtgttgcaaggagagcctacaaacatttccgagattgcatttcattcgacgtgacgtacctcaccaatatgtacaagatgtcatgcgctccgttcataggaataaataaccacaatcagtcattgcagTTCGGCTGCGGACTCGTCCGGaacaaagacacggatgg
This window contains:
- the LOC123132427 gene encoding patatin-like protein 1 → MLTAPNADGRPLFAAKDINAFYLEHCPKIFPRVKRGPLGLLKSIKGPKYNGKYLHSVVRKLLGETRVSQALQNIVVPAFDIKLLQPIIFSRYDAQSDVSKDALLSDVCISTSAAPTYLPGHHFETTDRHSKPRAFNLIDGGVAANNPTLLAMTHVSKQILMGNNDFFPIKPADYGKFLILSLGTGSAKLADKFDAAQCSKWGIFGWLYNKGVSPLIDSFCQASAHLVDIHASVLFQALHCERRYLRIQDDDLKGNTCSVDVATPENLNMLVDVGKALLKKQVCRVDVETGKSVPDLKRGTNEEELIHFARMLSHERKSRLQKKQSSAAK
- the LOC123132426 gene encoding testis-expressed protein 2 yields the protein MAVAIFLSGFLLGLLALALAEGAALLWAVRALRRRGPRPPPPPEAAATELSGDRPFPAEKQGFLWMLEPGKVPKVRNGNRLPPTGVQKGVKDKKNIVEVSPIRMRAKIQGHSLVLTGSDGSQITIGLLDCTVLAVSASNLPSRKWSKRYPIKLESKGSEICKRSKVCYLYVDTSWEKESWCKALRLASSTDKEKLKLHTRLSEEFRSYISSLHAGYPCFLKSTALSAEDREIMDKAVKSDGSSKMRLFLKKLARKASIKAPQLTRTSSTSAQAERKTLQKTRSYNGAALIDAQEERSSSSSSLLDIKQPSTPSSDFSYSNRFSDSPETNVDEKFTDEGTLCWNLLISRLFFDAKMSDDISKSIKTRLQRKLSNMRTASYIGEITLTDFSLGELPPYLRRMRVVPRDLNELWAFEFDFEYCSEIILNAEARLEVQEPELKKDIMRATPEADTNGNQFEPSQLLASVVEDEDEADVLRRSKSTGRTSRWKTILHSITDHVSQVPFSLAIKVTSIRGTMRMHIKPPPSDQIWYGFTSMPELVWELESSVGDRKITNSHIASLISNRIKASLHQSLVLPNCESIPMSWMISEKDDWVPRRAAPFIWLNREHGEAASSHSSDMGKLQPDDVAALKVSSNSEASKSSPPAPSTRSDDEALKKVTSTRWPNQESTTEASTSSGSSVPSEAEPSNQLMAPLLSTREFEEDASENAAVGSSLQLVAVIPAGHRRPPLSSSASPGEYDLKRKGSQRAAVIGLGRKMSGKLEEKTRHIVEKIKESSGKEQ